From the genome of Elusimicrobiaceae bacterium:
TAATTTAGCCAGCCGCTTAAAAACAAAATTATTATAATTACGACGTAATATACAAAAGCCCCTGAGAAATCAGGGGCTTTTTAACTAAAAGATTACTTTGTAATAATTATAACCATTAAGGGCAACTTGTTTTCCATCGCTTAACAACTTACTGCAAAGTTTTAAAGGATCGTCTTCGTCACAATATAAAGTAGGATCTTTTGAAAAACGATAAATAGAATATCTCCAATTTCCTTTAGCATCATATTTGTTTGCTAAAGCAATTGCTTTTCTTTGTCCGGTTCCATCAAAAGTACCAAATTGAAACTGATCATAATTTTTTCGTATCAATGTTCCAAAGCCAATGCTGTCTCCTTTTTTATCTTCTCCCGGAATTTTTATGCTTAATAAATCTAAATTAGGAGAATATTCTCCATTTTCAAGAAAATATATTTCCTGTGCGTCTCCTATGGCTTTGACGATAGAGATTGCTTGCATAGCACGTGCTTTTTCTACGGCGCGTTGATATTGCGGTAGGGCAACAGCGGATAAAATGCCGATAATGAGTACCACGACTAATAGTTCTATAAGGGTAAAACCGACACGACGTGTCACCCTGAAAGTGTCTTTGTTCAGGGTCTCAGCCTTATTAAGAGGTTGAGATGCTGAGCAGAGACGACTCAGCAGGACAATTATTTTATTGTCTTTCATATTCATTCTCCTTTTCTATTTTTGGAAAACAGACATGAAAAACGGCCGTTACCTTTGAGTTGATACCAGTTAACCCAAAATTAACAGCCGTGGTCTGCCACACCCGAAGGTATGGCAAACGCTCGGCACAAGACAAACGGGTAATTAGTCCGTTTCTCTTGTGCCTAAAACGACTGCTTTTGGACTGGTATCAGTTTTTGGTTTCCCAAAAACAATTTACAGACTTTCTCTGTAATTCCAAAAACAGAATCAAATTGTGTACTTTGCCAAAGCAAAGTGGTACTGCTTTTTCATAGTAGCAAATTTTTATTTGCCTGTCATCAGGGGTCTTGTTTTGCTATAATAAAAAAAGACCTATGGAAAACATTATTCTTAAAATTGTTTTGGCCATGATTTTAGGCGGTATCATGGGGCTGGAACGCCAATATAATGATAAACCCGCCGGATACGCCACCAATTCTATTATCTGCGTGGGGGCGACCTTATTTACTATTTTGTCTTTATATTGTGGAGACCTGGGCGGAGACCCGGGACGTATTGCGGCACAAATTGTATCCGGCGTAGGTTTTTTGGGCGCGGGTGCCATTTTGCGAGAAGGAAATAAAATTTCCGGGCTAACCACGGCGGCCGGTGTGTGGTTGGTGGCGGCCATTGGGATGGCAATTGGATTTGGGCAATTTATGTTGGCCTCGTTGGCTTGCACGGTAGTACTGCTGATGCAACTAGGTTTGCGCCGTACGATTGGGATACTAGAACGGATGCGCCGTTACGATACTATTTATTTGACCTGCGCGCCTAAATGGAGCGTAGTAGAAAAAATCTGCCAAGAAATTGAACAACAAGAAGTGCGCATTTTGAAAAAAGAAGTTTCCAAACACGACAACCATTTTGCTGTATCTATTATGGCTACGATTACCGGGCATGAATTTCAAAAAGTAACACAAAAAGTATTGGAAATGCCTGAGGTATATAGCCTCTATAAATAAAGGAGAAATAAACACTGCTTATGCCAGATAATATACCGTTGTTTAATTTACAAAAACAACACGAATCATTAAAATCCGAACTCAATGCCGCCGCATTAGATGCGCTTAATTCAATGCGTTGGTTATTAGGTCCCCAAACAGAAGGATTTGAAAAAGATTTTGCGGAACTGATCGGCGTGAAACATTGTATTTCTTGCTCGTCGGGTGCCAGCGCAATCCAAATTGCTTTAGGGGCTGCCGGCATTGGGGAAGGAGATGAAGTAATCACCACTCCTTTTACGTTTATTGCTACTACGTCTTCCGTTTCTTTAACGGGGGCCAAATTTGTATTTGCCGA
Proteins encoded in this window:
- a CDS encoding prepilin-type N-terminal cleavage/methylation domain-containing protein, whose product is MTRRVGFTLIELLVVVLIIGILSAVALPQYQRAVEKARAMQAISIVKAIGDAQEIYFLENGEYSPNLDLLSIKIPGEDKKGDSIGFGTLIRKNYDQFQFGTFDGTGQRKAIALANKYDAKGNWRYSIYRFSKDPTLYCDEDDPLKLCSKLLSDGKQVALNGYNYYKVIF
- a CDS encoding MgtC/SapB family protein, whose amino-acid sequence is MENIILKIVLAMILGGIMGLERQYNDKPAGYATNSIICVGATLFTILSLYCGDLGGDPGRIAAQIVSGVGFLGAGAILREGNKISGLTTAAGVWLVAAIGMAIGFGQFMLASLACTVVLLMQLGLRRTIGILERMRRYDTIYLTCAPKWSVVEKICQEIEQQEVRILKKEVSKHDNHFAVSIMATITGHEFQKVTQKVLEMPEVYSLYK